In a genomic window of Erinaceus europaeus chromosome 12, mEriEur2.1, whole genome shotgun sequence:
- the LOC132542136 gene encoding collagen alpha-2(I) chain-like, with the protein MAAPAPPGYPGLLRARLGGSLRCLRSGPADPRGDLGAHRGRDPLASFRGARRQVSRVLAQTRDDSPGHKSDSTQQRLLFSPPAASRWSATLVGGLELPEAEAETRVRVPGRPRPPLARSPPGPAPAAGRRVRGGRRSPWAGVPGAWDRALSAVVSGTHGPPPSAPSRPPTQCGCGAERAPTPRAPRERRGLHQRAHPRARVRRSRAGGAHPPGLSAARLCAPRRPGISARRGGAGGAGGCGGHVPALCGGGSNQRAPGARGRGGGGGLRHLTAPLRPGRRERLRAYKWPRPASLRRSFAQPARQSRRSPQVSVRRGGAARGPSGDPAGRAGAGSGERTRGSAGDAVPGRGVCGRCGAGERGLPEMRCRGAGSAGGAVPGSGVCRRCGAGARGLRKMRCQGAGSAGVAVPGSGVCGRCGAGARTRGPAQPRSLSHSHKAPHPEAFQASQEHTSRIWKRPRVLTRRTRKSVRSDGGASPAAETGSQGVRSQLGLRAARAPGVRSQLGLRAARAPGVRSQLGLRAARAPGVRSQLGLRAARAPGVRSQLGLRAARAPGVRSQLGLRAARAPGVRSQLGLRAARAPGVRSQLGLRAARAPGVRSQLGLRAARAPGVRSQLGLRAARAPGVRSQLGLRAARAPGVRSQLGLRAARAPGVRSQLGLRAARAPGVRSQLGLRAARAPGVRSQLGLRAARAPGVRSQLGLRAARAPGVRSQLGLRAARAPGVRSQLGLRAARAPGVRSQLGLRAARAPGSRSQLGLRAARAPGVRSQLGLRAARAPGVRSQLGLRAARAPGSRSQLGLRAARAPGVRSQLGLRAARAPGVRSQLGLRAARAPGSRSQLGLRAARAPGVRSQLGLRAARAPGVRSQLGLRAARAPGVRSQLGLRAARAPGSRSQLGLRAARAPGVRSQLGLRAARAPGSRSQLGLRAARAPGVRSQLGLRAARAPGSRSQLGLRAARAPGVRSQLGLRAARAPGVRSQLGLRAARAPGVRSQLGLRAARAPGVRSQLGLRAARAPGSRSQLGLRAARAPGVRSQLGLRAARAPRVRSQLGLRAARAPGVRSQLGLRAARAPGSRSQLGLRAARAPGVRSQLGLRAARAPGVRSQLGLRAARAPGVRRPLPTGPRRGVGAVRPPLAPRPPSPCRVVCLLGSGI; encoded by the exons ATGGCCGCCCCCGCCCCACCCGGCTATCCAGGGCTGCTGCGCGCCCGGCTGGGCGGCTCCCTGAGGTGCTTGCGCAGCGGCCCTG CCGACCCCCGCGGGGACCTGGGCGCGCACCGGGGCAGGGACCCTCTGGCCTCCTTCCGGGGCGCCCGGCGGCAGGTGAGCCGCGTCCTCGCCCAGACCAGGGACGACTCCCCTGGGCACAAGTCTGACAGCACCCAGCAGAGACTGCTCTTCAG TCCGCCCGCCGCCTCTCGCTGGAGCGCGACCTTGGTGGGGGGCCTGGAGCTCCCGGAGGCGGAGGCTGAGACCCGGGTTCGCGTCCCGGGCCGCCCACGCCCTCCCCTCGCCCGCAGCCCCCCGGGACCCGCCCCAGCAGCCGGCAGACGTGTGCGGGGTGGGCGGCGGTCCCCGTGGGCGGGGGTCCCTGGGGCCTGGGACCGGGCGTTGTCTGCAGTTGTGTCGGGCACCCACGGGCCCCCGCCCAGCGCACCCAGCCGCCCGCCCACCCAGTGCGGTTGCGGAGCCGAGCGCGCACCCACGCCGCGCGCGCCCAGGGAGCGGCGGGGTCTGCACCAGCGAGCCCACCCGCGGGCGCGTGTGCGGCGGTCCCGGGCCGGGGGCGCCCACCCTCCGGGGCTGTCAGCTGCCCGGCTGTGCGCTCCGCGGCGTCCCGGCATCTCCGCGAGGAGGGGGggcgcgggcggggcggggggctgcGGCGGTCACGTGCCCGCCCTCTGCGGCGGGGGTTCCAATCAGCGCGCGCCAGGGGctcggggccgggggggggggggtggtctccgTCACCTGACCGCCCCCCTGCGCCCTGGGCGGCGGGAGCGGCTGCGAGCCTACAAATGGCCCCGCCCGGCCTCCCTGCGCCGCAGCTTCGCGCAGCCCGCCCGCCAGAGCCGGCGCAGCCCGCAGGTGAGTGTGCGGCGCGGGGGCGCAGCTCGGGGTCCGAGCGGAGACCCGGCGGGCAGGGCAGGTGCCGGGTCCGGGGAGCGAACGCGGGGCTCTGCCGGAGATGCGGTGCCGGGGCGCGGGGTCTGCGGGAGGTGCGGTGCCGGGGAGCGGGGTCTGCCGGAGATGCGGTGCCGGGGCGCGGGGTCTGCGGGAGGTGCGGTGCCGGGGAGCGGGGTCTGCCGGAGATGCGGTGCCGGGGCGCGGGGTCTGCGGAAGATGCGGTGCCAGGGCGCGGGGTCTGCAGGAGTTGCGGTGCCGGGGAGCGGGGTCTGCGGGAGGTGCGGTGCCGGGGCGCGGACGCGGGGCCCCGCGCAGCCAAG ATCTCTGAGCCACTCCCACAAGGCCCCACATCCAGAGGCCTTCCAGGCTTCCCAGGAACACACAAGCAG AATCTGGAAGCGGCCCAGAGTGCTGACGAGGAGAACGAGGAAAAGCGTCCGCAGTGACGGCGGCGCCTCTCCTGCGGCGGAGACTGGCTCACAGG GGGTCCGGAGTCAGCTGGGCCTGCGGGCAGCAAGGGCGCCCGGGGTCCGGAGTCAGCTGGGCCTGCGGGCAGCAAGGGCGCCCGGGGTCCGGAGTCAGCTGGGCCTGCGGGCAGCAAGGGCGCCCGGGGTCCGGAGTCAGCTGGGCCTGCGGGCAGCAAGGGCGCCCGGGGTCCGGAGTCAGCTGGGGCTGCGGGCAGCAAGGGCGCCCGGGGTCCGGAGTCAGCTGGGCCTGCGGGCAGCAAGGGCGCCCGGGGTCCGGAGTCAGCTGGGCCTGCGGGCAGCAAGGGCGCCCGGGGTCCGGAGTCAGCTGGGCCTGCGGGCAGCAAGGGCGCCCGGGGTCCGGAGTCAGCTGGGGCTGCGGGCAGCAAGGGCGCCCGGGGTCCGGAGTCAGCTGGGCCTGCGGGCAGCAAGGGCGCCCGGGGTCCGGAGTCAGCTGGGCCTGCGGGCAGCAAGGGCGCCCGGGGTCCGGAGTCAGCTGGGCCTGCGGGCAGCAAGGGCGCCCGGGGTCCGGAGTCAGCTGGGCCTGCGGGCAGCAAGGGCGCCCGGGGTCCGGAGTCAGCTGGGGCTGCGGGCAGCAAGGGCGCCCGGGGTCCGGAGTCAGCTGGGCCTGCGGGCAGCAAGGGCGCCCGGGGTCCGGAGTCAGCTGGGCCTGCGGGCAGCAAGGGCGCCCGGGGTCCGGAGTCAGCTGGGCCTGCGGGCAGCAAGGGCGCCCGGGGTCCGGAGTCAGCTGGGGCTGCGGGCAGCAAGGGCGCCCGGGGTCCGGAGTCAGCTGGGCCTGCGGGCAGCAAGGGCGCCCGGCTCCCGGAGTCAGCTGGGGCTGCGGGCAGCAAGGGCGCCCGGGGTCCGGAGTCAGCTGGGGCTGCGGGCAGCAAGGGCGCCCGGGGTCCGGAGTCAGCTGGGCCTGCGGGCAGCAAGGGCGCCCGGCTCCCGGAGTCAGCTGGGCCTGCGGGCAGCAAGGGCGCCCGGGGTCCGGAGTCAGCTGGGCCTGCGGGCAGCAAGGGCGCCCGGGGTCCGGAGTCAGCTGGGCCTGCGGGCAGCAAGGGCGCCCGGCTCCCGGAGTCAGCTGGGCCTGCGGGCAGCAAGGGCGCCCGGGGTCCGGAGTCAGCTGGGCCTGCGGGCAGCAAGGGCGCCCGGGGTCCGGAGTCAGCTGGGGCTGCGGGCAGCAAGGGCGCCCGGGGTCCGGAGTCAGCTGGGCCTGCGGGCAGCAAGGGCGCCCGGCTCCCGGAGTCAGCTGGGCCTGCGGGCAGCAAGGGCGCCCGGGGTCCGGAGTCAGCTGGGCCTGCGGGCAGCAAGGGCGCCCGGCTCCCGGAGTCAGCTGGGCCTGCGGGCAGCAAGGGCGCCCGGGGTCCGGAGTCAGCTGGGCCTGCGGGCAGCAAGGGCGCCCGGCTCCCGGAGTCAGCTGGGCCTGCGGGCAGCAAGGGCGCCCGGGGTCCGGAGTCAGCTGGGCCTGCGGGCAGCAAGGGCGCCCGGGGTCCGGAGTCAGCTGGGGCTGCGGGCAGCAAGGGCGCCCGGGGTCCGGAGTCAGCTGGGGCTGCGGGCAGCAAGGGCGCCCGGGGTCCGGAGTCAGCTGGGGCTGCGGGCAGCAAGGGCGCCCGGCTCCCGGAGTCAGCTGGGCCTGCGGGCAGCAAGGGCGCCCGGGGTCCGGAGTCAGCTGGGCCTGCGGGCAGCAAGGGCGCCCAGGGTCCGGAGTCAGCTGGGCCTGCGGGCAGCAAGGGCGCCCGGGGTCCGGAGTCAGCTGGGCCTGCGGGCAGCAAGGGCGCCCGGCTCCCGGAGTCAGCTGGGCCTGCGGGCAGCAAGGGCGCCCGGGGTCCGGAGTCAGCTGGGCCTGCGGGCAGCAAGGGCGCCCGGGGTCCGGAGTCAGCTGGGCCTGCGGGCAGCAAGGGCACCCGGGGTCCGGAGGCCTCTGCCCACTGGCCCGCGGCGCGGCGTTGGCGCCGTTCGCCCCCCGCTCGCCCCCCGCCCGCCCTCGCCCTGcagggtcgtctgtctcctgggTAGTGGAATCTGA